From a region of the Buchnera aphidicola (Aphis fabae) genome:
- the dnaN gene encoding DNA polymerase III subunit beta, whose protein sequence is MKFIIQNNILVENLKKISRLLVKNTSFPILENILIEIKKNILSLTTTNLEIEIIANIEISTAHTPGKTTISGKKILNICRNLPKTSNVQIELKNNKIYISSENSSYILSTLPPENFPNHQNFHNTSSFHISSDILKNMIIKTEFAMGKQDIRYYLNGMLFEKKENYLRNVATDGYRLATSYIILKEKINSFSIIIPNKGIMEMLRLLNTKETLLHILIGTNNLRIHINNLIFTTQLIEGKYPDYNSVLLDHSEKPIIINHDLLKKSLLRTSILSHEKFSGIEINIQNGELKTISDNQEEETAEDKFNVEYFDKIIEISINVYYILDVLNTINTKNILLFLNKCQSSIQIEPENNSSTVYVIMLLKR, encoded by the coding sequence ATGAAATTTATTATTCAAAACAATATTTTAGTTGAAAATTTAAAAAAAATTAGTCGATTATTAGTTAAAAATACTTCATTTCCTATTTTAGAAAATATTCTTATAGAAATAAAAAAAAATATATTATCTTTAACTACAACAAATTTAGAGATTGAAATAATTGCAAATATTGAAATATCAACAGCACATACACCAGGAAAAACAACTATTTCAGGTAAAAAAATATTAAATATTTGTCGAAATTTACCAAAAACATCAAATGTTCAAATAGAACTAAAAAATAATAAAATATATATTTCTTCTGAAAATAGTAGTTATATACTATCAACTTTACCACCTGAAAATTTTCCTAATCATCAAAATTTCCATAATACTTCTAGTTTTCATATATCATCAGATATTTTAAAAAATATGATAATAAAAACTGAATTTGCAATGGGAAAACAAGACATTCGTTATTATCTTAATGGCATGTTATTTGAAAAAAAAGAAAACTATCTTCGTAATGTGGCAACAGATGGATATCGATTAGCAACGTCATATATTATTTTAAAAGAAAAAATAAATTCTTTTTCTATTATTATTCCAAATAAAGGAATAATGGAAATGTTAAGATTACTAAACACTAAAGAAACATTATTACATATTTTAATTGGTACTAATAATTTAAGAATACATATAAATAATTTAATTTTTACCACTCAATTAATTGAAGGAAAATATCCTGATTATAATAGTGTTTTATTAGATCACTCAGAAAAACCTATCATTATTAATCATGATTTACTAAAAAAATCGTTACTACGGACTTCTATTTTATCACATGAAAAATTTTCAGGAATTGAAATAAATATTCAAAATGGAGAGCTTAAAACAATATCTGACAATCAAGAAGAAGAAACGGCGGAAGATAAATTTAACGTTGAATATTTTGATAAAATCATAGAAATATCAATTAATGTTTATTATATATTAGATGTTCTTAATACTATTAATACTAAAAATATTTTATTATTTTTAAATAAATGTCAATCTTCAATACAAATTGAACCAGAAAATAATTCTTCAACTGTTTACGTTATAATGTTACTTAAACGTTAA
- the dnaA gene encoding chromosomal replication initiator protein DnaA, which produces MSLCLWKQCLNRLQNELPSTEFSMWIRSLKAKLNNNILEIYAPNQFILEWVKEKYLITFKTILKDFCGVNTPLLTFKVYQNSKEKKFKKNTLNNSKKINIKHKWDKIPILNELSYRSNINKKNKFENFIEGKSNQLARAAASQVAHNPGSSYNPLFLYGGTGLGKTHLLHAIGNEILTYKYNMKIIYMHSERFVQDMVKALQNNAIEKFKLHYRSVDALLIDDIQFFSNKERSQEEFFHTFNSLLEGNQQIILTSDRYPKEINGVEDRLKSRFGWGLTVAIDPPELETRVAILIKKADEKNIILPDEVAFFIAKRLCSNVRELEGALNRIIVNTGFAYRTITIEFVREALRDILALQAKLITIDNIQKTVAEYYKIKVSDLLSRRRSRSVARPRQMAMAMAKELTNHSLPEIGDAFNGRDHTTVLHACRKIEQLREENNDIKEDFSNLIRTLSV; this is translated from the coding sequence GTGTCACTTTGTCTTTGGAAACAGTGTCTTAACCGGTTACAAAATGAACTACCATCTACAGAATTTAGTATGTGGATACGCTCTCTAAAAGCTAAACTAAATAATAATATTTTAGAAATATATGCTCCTAATCAATTTATATTAGAATGGGTAAAAGAAAAATATTTAATTACTTTTAAAACAATACTAAAAGATTTTTGTGGTGTAAATACACCATTATTAACATTTAAAGTATATCAAAATTCTAAAGAAAAAAAATTTAAAAAAAACACTTTAAATAATTCAAAAAAAATAAACATAAAACATAAATGGGATAAAATACCGATTTTAAATGAGTTATCTTATCGTTCCAACATTAATAAAAAAAATAAATTTGAAAACTTTATAGAAGGAAAATCTAATCAATTAGCACGTGCTGCAGCTTCTCAAGTTGCTCATAATCCCGGTAGTTCTTACAATCCACTATTTTTATATGGTGGCACAGGATTAGGTAAAACACACTTACTTCATGCAATTGGAAATGAAATATTAACATATAAATATAATATGAAAATAATTTATATGCATTCTGAACGTTTTGTTCAAGATATGGTAAAAGCTTTACAAAATAATGCAATTGAAAAATTCAAACTACATTATCGTTCAGTTGATGCATTATTAATTGATGATATTCAGTTTTTTTCAAATAAAGAACGTTCTCAAGAAGAATTTTTTCATACATTTAATTCTCTTCTAGAAGGAAATCAGCAAATTATATTAACTTCAGATCGTTATCCTAAAGAAATAAATGGTGTTGAAGATCGATTAAAATCAAGATTTGGATGGGGTTTAACTGTTGCTATAGACCCACCAGAATTAGAAACAAGAGTGGCTATATTGATAAAAAAAGCTGATGAAAAAAATATTATATTACCTGATGAAGTAGCTTTTTTTATTGCTAAACGTCTATGTTCTAATGTACGTGAATTAGAAGGTGCTTTAAATAGAATTATTGTTAATACTGGTTTTGCTTATAGAACTATTACAATTGAATTTGTACGAGAAGCACTTAGAGATATATTAGCTTTACAAGCAAAACTTATCACAATTGATAACATTCAAAAAACAGTTGCAGAATACTATAAAATTAAAGTTTCAGATTTATTATCTAGAAGACGTTCTCGGTCAGTAGCTAGACCAAGACAAATGGCTATGGCTATGGCAAAAGAACTGACTAATCATAGTTTACCAGAAATTGGAGATGCATTTAACGGAAGAGATCATACTACAGTATTACATGCTTGTCGTAAAATTGAACAATTACGAGAAGAAAACAATGATATTAAAGAAGATTTTTCCAACTTAATTAGGACTCTATCAGTGTAA
- the rpmH gene encoding 50S ribosomal protein L34, translated as MKRTFQPSILKRNRSHGFRIRMATKNGRYILSRRRAKLRSRLSVSSK; from the coding sequence ATGAAACGAACTTTTCAACCATCAATATTAAAGCGTAATCGTTCACATGGATTTAGAATTCGAATGGCAACTAAAAATGGTCGTTATATTTTATCACGTAGACGTGCTAAATTAAGATCTCGTTTGAGTGTTTCTAGTAAATAA
- the rnpA gene encoding ribonuclease P protein component: MVLNYFFKKKSRLLKSINFKYVFKKYYIQKKFELIILGRPNLLGYPRLGISISKKNIKYAYKRNIIKRLIRETFRLLQHKLTSMDFIVVVKKNIIFLNNKNIINILENLWLNYQQ; encoded by the coding sequence ATGGTGTTAAATTATTTTTTTAAAAAAAAATCAAGATTATTAAAATCTATAAATTTTAAATATGTTTTTAAGAAATATTATATTCAAAAAAAGTTTGAATTAATTATTTTAGGACGTCCTAATTTATTGGGATATCCTAGATTAGGTATTAGCATATCTAAAAAAAATATAAAATATGCATATAAGCGTAATATAATTAAAAGATTAATTCGAGAAACTTTTCGTTTATTACAACATAAATTAACTTCTATGGATTTTATAGTAGTCGTTAAAAAAAATATTATTTTTTTAAACAATAAAAATATAATTAATATATTGGAGAATTTATGGTTAAATTATCAACAATAG
- the yidD gene encoding membrane protein insertion efficiency factor YidD: MVKLSTIVVWFLSFFVLIYQYCISPFMRSNCRFYPTCSTYMLLSLRKFGVIKGIVLTIFRLFKCNPLYSDRCNLISLNMKDKSEY, from the coding sequence ATGGTTAAATTATCAACAATAGTTGTATGGTTTTTAAGTTTTTTTGTTTTAATTTATCAGTACTGTATTAGTCCTTTTATGCGATCAAATTGTCGTTTTTACCCAACTTGTTCAACATATATGCTATTATCTTTACGTAAATTTGGTGTAATTAAAGGTATAGTATTGACAATTTTTCGTTTATTTAAGTGTAATCCATTATATTCAGATAGATGTAATTTAATATCTTTAAATATGAAAGATAAAAGCGAATATTAA